The following coding sequences are from one Nilaparvata lugens isolate BPH chromosome 4, ASM1435652v1, whole genome shotgun sequence window:
- the LOC111044530 gene encoding U4/U6 small nuclear ribonucleoprotein Prp3 (The sequence of the model RefSeq protein was modified relative to this genomic sequence to represent the inferred CDS: added 151 bases not found in genome assembly) gives MAISLSRKDVVDLKPLVDKTVEKFLGFSEPSLVTTAMHCLISGYDKKKTTEKLATLLDSSKASRLAERVLELLDGGGKSSQRGSRKRHRESAAPDTAAPAEAEDIAKKAKAEAVQNSAAAAAAARLTEIQIKDMMAHAQKMIEERKKALSEIRSSEAAATRSESTTKKTTMLPPAAALPSHATSHHVDEKAHKIAQLQAKIQSKLASGVLNNAKEMLSGIATPAPIDKPTPLILDSQGRTVDITGKEIQLTHIVPTLKANIRAKKREEFRQQLQERTVEDISESNFFDPRIGAKTNIRNKRSLRFHEPGKFQQLADRMRMKAQLEKLQSEISQIARKTGITSATKLALIAPKVETQIDEIPDVEWWDSVILENESYEEGEKHMLLKEAAITNLVEHPTQIKSAAEAAKPTYMPVFLTKKERKKLRRQNRREAWKEEQEKIRLGLEPPPEPKLRISNLMRVLGTEAVQDPTKIEAHVRAQMAKRKKAHEDANASRKLTDEQRREKKMRKLQEDTSLGVFVAVYRVRELNSASKKFKVETNAKQLFMTGGVVMFKDCNVIVVEGGVKQQKKFKRLMMHRIKWEEDTVKNSEGKEETNKCDLIWEGTTQHRNFGEMKFKVCATEKLAREQFRKHGVEQYWDLAYSTSVLENPDDK, from the exons AGAAGCTGGCTACACTGCTGGACTCGTCGAAGGCGAGTCGACTCGCCGAGCGTGTGCTCGAGCTGCTCGATGGAGGTGGCAAGTCGAGTCAGCGAGGGTCTCGCAAGCGGCACCGCGAGTCTGCCGCCCCCGACACTGCAGCCCCCGCTGAGGCGGAAGACATCGCCAAGAAGGCCAAGGCTGAGGCTGTGCAGAACTCAGCGGCGGCTGCTGCGGCAGCCCGATTGACTGAGATTCAG ATCAAAGACATGATGGCGCATGCGCAGAAAATGAtcgaagagagaaagaaggcgCTGAGCGAGATCCGGTCGAGTGAGGCGGCGGCCACCCGCTCAGAGTCGACCACCAAGAAGACCACCATGTTGCCCCCGGCCGCCGCCCTGCCCTCACACGCGACGTCGCACCACGTCGACGAGAAGGCGCACAAAATCGCTCAGTTGCAA GCGAAAATCCAGTCGAAACTAGCGTCGGGTGTGTTGAATAATGCGAAGGAGATGTTATCAGGTATCGCCACCCCCGCACCCATTGACAAACCAACGCCTCTCATTCTGGACAGCCAGGGCCGCACCGTTGATATCACCGGAAAAGAAATTCAGCTAACTCACATTGTGCCTACTCTCAag GCTAACATAAGAGCCAAGAAAAGAGAAGAGTTTAGGCAGCAGCTACAGGAGCGGACAGTCGAAGATATCTCGGAAAGCAATTTCTTTGATCCTCGTATTGGCGCCAAAACAAATATCAGAAATAAGCGGTCTCTAAGGTTTCACGAACCTGGAAAATTTCAGCAATTGGCTGATAGAATGCGAATGAAG GCTCAACTAGAAAAACTTCAAAGTGAAATCTCACAAATAGCCAGGAAAACAGGAATCACATCAGCTACGAAATTGGCACTTATTGCTCCCAAAGTTGAGACACAAATCGATGAAATTCCTGATGTTGAATGGTGGGACTCAGTGATTCTAGAAAACGAGAG CTATGAAGAAGGTGAAAAACACATGTTATTGAAGGAAGCTGCTATTACTAATCTTGTAGAACATCctactcaaatcaaatcagcag CGGAAGCAGCAAAACCAACGTATATGCCTGTATTTTTAACGAAAAAAGAAAGGAAGAAGCTGAGACGTCAGAATAGGCGAGAGGCGTGgaaagaagaacaagagaaGATACGTTTAGGATTAGAACCGCCACCCGAACCAAAG CTGCGGATATCGAACCTGATGCGAGTGCTGGGCACAGAGGCCGTTCAAGATCCGACCAAGATAGAGGCGCACGTGAGGGCGCAGATGGCCAAGCGCAAGAAGGCCCACGAGGACGCCAATGCCAGCAGGAAGCTCACCGACGAACAGCGCAGGGAGAAGAAGATGCGCAAACTGCAGGAGGACACCAGCCTCGGTGTCTTTGTTGCTGTTTATAG GGTTCGAGAACTAAATAGTGCTTCGAAAAAGTTCAAAGTTGAAACGAATGCCAAACAGCTGTTCATGACCGGCGGTGTAGTCATGTTCAAGGACTGCAATGTAATTGTGGTCGAGGGTGGAGTCAAACAACAGAAAAAGTTCAAAAG GTTGATGATGCATAGGATAAAGTGGGAAGAAGACACAGTGAAAAACTCAGAAGGAAAGGAGGAAACCAACAAATGTGATTTGATTTGGGAA GGTACCACGCAGCATCGCAACTTCGGCGAGATGAAGTTCAAGGTTTGCGCCACCGAGAAGTTGGCTCGCGAACAGTTCCGGAAGCACGGAGTGGAACAGTACTGGGACTTGGCTTACAGTACTTCTGTGCTTGAAAATCCCGATGATAAATAG